One stretch of Caldinitratiruptor microaerophilus DNA includes these proteins:
- a CDS encoding AAA family ATPase, whose amino-acid sequence MSLEDGIVTLEMMDQLLALAPPEKAPERPARRQDLGPLWIDDVGWWLRQHGAPIVAEGPYGNGATKYILNPCPWNPAHTNRSAFVIQWPDGHISAGCHHNGCQGKNFADLRDVLEPGWRTRLERARAERREQVGERPREPTKFAGLSIRDVLDMPAPDWLIEGVAVRGSLSVLYSQPKTGKSFLALDLALHVASGVVWMGHATRKGRVVYVLAEGQGDLSNRIRAWLEQHRGVPVPDDAVTFVLRPVNLLSQADVDGFLQYTATMPEPPALIIFDTLARCLPAGDENSAKDVGEAVQALDRIRAETGAAVLVLHHTNKAGQQERGSTALRGAVDGMFVLVDDSGSLTLSCDAMRYGARFDPLPLKLEVVNLPDGQTSCVVRFETHRERIEALESGHLKPNQQKVIDTIYDLDHGDGVSWSQLEETTKTPKATLSRILRDLEATGYVTKDLKRKRFRLTDRGKDSVSSRFH is encoded by the coding sequence ATGAGCCTTGAGGATGGCATCGTCACGCTGGAGATGATGGACCAGCTCTTGGCCCTGGCGCCGCCCGAGAAAGCGCCGGAGCGGCCGGCCAGAAGGCAGGACCTGGGGCCGCTTTGGATCGATGATGTCGGGTGGTGGTTGCGCCAACACGGCGCTCCAATCGTCGCCGAAGGTCCCTACGGGAACGGCGCCACCAAGTACATCCTAAACCCCTGCCCCTGGAATCCGGCTCATACGAACCGCAGCGCCTTCGTCATCCAGTGGCCCGACGGTCACATCTCGGCGGGGTGCCACCACAACGGTTGCCAGGGGAAGAACTTCGCCGACCTTCGGGACGTGCTCGAACCCGGCTGGCGCACACGCCTGGAGAGGGCGCGCGCGGAGAGGCGCGAGCAGGTTGGGGAGCGTCCACGGGAGCCCACGAAGTTCGCCGGGTTGAGCATCCGCGACGTGCTGGACATGCCGGCGCCGGACTGGCTCATCGAGGGCGTGGCGGTGCGGGGTAGCCTGTCGGTGCTATACAGCCAGCCAAAGACCGGCAAGTCCTTCCTTGCCCTGGATCTGGCGCTCCACGTGGCCTCCGGAGTCGTCTGGATGGGGCACGCCACCCGGAAGGGGCGCGTGGTGTATGTGCTCGCCGAAGGTCAGGGCGACCTCAGCAACCGCATCCGGGCATGGCTAGAACAGCACCGCGGCGTCCCGGTGCCAGATGATGCCGTCACGTTCGTGCTGCGGCCGGTCAACCTGCTGTCGCAGGCCGACGTGGACGGGTTCCTTCAGTACACGGCCACAATGCCGGAACCGCCGGCGCTGATCATCTTCGACACCCTCGCCCGGTGCCTGCCCGCCGGGGACGAGAACAGCGCCAAGGACGTGGGCGAGGCCGTGCAGGCCCTGGACCGCATCCGTGCCGAAACCGGCGCCGCCGTGCTCGTGCTGCACCATACGAACAAGGCCGGCCAGCAGGAACGCGGCAGCACGGCCCTCCGTGGCGCCGTGGACGGCATGTTCGTGCTGGTGGATGACAGCGGCTCTTTGACCCTCTCCTGCGATGCCATGCGCTACGGCGCGCGTTTCGACCCGCTTCCGCTGAAGCTTGAGGTCGTGAACCTGCCGGACGGGCAGACGAGTTGCGTGGTGCGGTTCGAGACCCACCGGGAGCGGATCGAGGCGCTGGAGTCTGGCCACCTGAAGCCAAACCAGCAGAAGGTCATCGACACCATCTACGACCTCGACCACGGCGACGGCGTCTCGTGGTCGCAGCTCGAGGAGACGACCAAGACTCCGAAGGCGACGCTGAGTCGGATTCTTCGGGACCTGGAGGCCACGGGTTACGTGACGAAGGACCTGAAGCGAAAGAGGTTCAGACTGACTGACCGTGGCAAAGATTCCGTCAGTTCCAGGTTCCATTGA